From Paenibacillus sp. V4I7, one genomic window encodes:
- a CDS encoding glycerophosphodiester phosphodiesterase family protein — protein sequence MILGLAHRGYPRKVPENTLASFQAALDLSYSHLELDVQLTKDGVPVVIHDTTINRTTNGKGRVVDFTFDELRKLDAGGGQQIPTLEEVLQLANGKAKVDIELKQSGNLYPGLEQKVLDVVCSCDALDQVFVTSFDHYSIVRMRELSREIELGLVLYGATPAVFPLAKQIDARYVSVKYIYLTDEFVQRCDEQGIQLIAWTIDDEQDMHDIRSQYPHIWVCTNELERWKQCMEPFKSKVNQLKI from the coding sequence ATGATTCTAGGCCTGGCCCATAGAGGATACCCGAGGAAGGTTCCTGAGAATACGCTTGCATCTTTTCAAGCAGCTTTAGACTTATCGTATAGTCATTTGGAGTTGGATGTACAGTTAACCAAAGACGGCGTACCTGTCGTTATTCATGATACGACGATCAACAGAACGACAAACGGCAAGGGCCGAGTGGTGGATTTCACGTTCGACGAGCTGCGGAAATTGGACGCCGGAGGCGGTCAACAGATCCCGACGCTCGAAGAAGTGCTGCAGCTGGCCAATGGAAAAGCCAAAGTAGACATTGAACTGAAGCAGAGCGGCAACCTGTACCCGGGACTGGAACAGAAAGTACTTGATGTGGTATGTTCTTGTGATGCACTTGATCAAGTATTCGTGACATCCTTCGATCATTATTCGATCGTCCGGATGCGCGAATTATCACGCGAGATCGAGCTTGGGCTAGTTCTTTACGGAGCAACGCCTGCTGTCTTCCCGCTTGCCAAGCAAATTGACGCCCGATACGTTTCTGTCAAATATATATATTTGACGGACGAATTTGTTCAACGCTGCGATGAGCAGGGCATTCAATTGATAGCGTGGACGATTGACGATGAGCAAGATATGCATGATATACGCTCCCAATACCCGCATATTTGGGTTTGCACGAATGAACTGGAGCGGTGGAAGCAGTGCATGGAGCCGTTCAAATCGAAAGTAAATCAATTAAAAATATAG
- a CDS encoding cytochrome P450, which produces MVNLMNWRTANELIPLSYFNEMRASSPVSFKKETDSWDVFKYEDVKTIFSDHEHFSSQGVGTMKDPIEASVLRQDPPKHRQLRMLVSQAFVPRIIEGLTPKIEAIASTLCDQMEASGKMDGLHDFASPLPIIVIAEMLGIPQEDRERFKEWSDALVGNNSERYYQCQEEMSVYFTAIADQRRLEPQDDLISRLVRAKADGEQLSDLEVIGFCILLLVAGNETTTNLISSALLLIDSHADVKEQLLADRSLVPQALEEVLRYCSPVQTMIRTVKKTTVLRGQTLTPGQMVNIWMGSANHDEDIFERPNLFDIHRNPNPHLAFGHGIHFCLGAQLARLESKIAIQTFLNRFPEFHLDRSHVLERIDSWMMFGIKQMPIILR; this is translated from the coding sequence ATGGTGAATCTTATGAATTGGAGAACGGCTAATGAATTGATACCTTTGTCTTATTTTAACGAAATGCGTGCCTCTTCCCCCGTATCGTTTAAAAAGGAGACCGATTCCTGGGACGTTTTCAAATACGAAGACGTCAAAACGATATTTTCCGATCATGAGCATTTTTCTTCGCAAGGTGTAGGAACGATGAAAGATCCGATTGAAGCGAGTGTTCTAAGACAGGATCCGCCTAAACATCGGCAGTTGCGAATGCTCGTTTCTCAAGCTTTTGTTCCTCGGATCATCGAAGGACTGACGCCAAAGATTGAGGCGATAGCGAGTACGTTGTGTGACCAAATGGAAGCAAGCGGTAAGATGGATGGGCTCCATGATTTTGCAAGTCCGCTGCCGATTATCGTCATTGCCGAAATGCTAGGTATTCCTCAGGAAGATCGAGAGCGTTTCAAAGAATGGTCGGATGCGTTGGTCGGAAACAACTCCGAGCGATATTATCAATGCCAAGAAGAGATGAGCGTCTATTTTACCGCTATAGCGGATCAGAGACGGCTTGAGCCGCAGGATGATCTGATTAGCCGTCTCGTCCGCGCGAAGGCAGATGGGGAACAATTAAGCGATCTGGAAGTGATCGGCTTCTGCATCCTGCTGCTTGTAGCGGGAAATGAAACCACAACCAACCTAATTTCCTCAGCACTTCTCCTTATCGATAGCCATGCAGATGTAAAAGAGCAGCTTTTGGCGGATCGATCCTTGGTCCCACAGGCTCTTGAGGAAGTTCTTCGTTATTGTTCACCTGTTCAAACAATGATTCGAACGGTAAAAAAGACCACAGTTCTACGTGGGCAAACACTTACTCCCGGACAAATGGTCAACATCTGGATGGGCTCGGCCAACCATGACGAAGACATATTCGAGCGCCCGAACCTCTTCGACATCCACCGGAATCCTAATCCCCATCTTGCTTTTGGTCACGGAATTCACTTCTGCTTAGGAGCGCAATTAGCTCGTTTGGAAAGTAAAATTGCTATTCAAACATTTCTTAACCGATTCCCTGAGTTCCACCTCGATCGCTCTCATGTGTTGGAGAGGATCGACAGTTGGATGATGTTTGGAATCAAACAAATGCCTATTATTTTGCGGTAA
- a CDS encoding glycerophosphodiester phosphodiesterase family protein: protein MTKQPLLVIAHRGAKGEAPENTMAAFRLGLEQGCDAIELDIHLSKDGEIVVIHDDTMHRTTDISGKVNELTLAELKQADAGRWFHEKYAGERVPLLEEVFDLVPANIMINVEVKYSYGRKLESALVELMRRKNRIHNVVVSSFDHKVFAVSEAS from the coding sequence ATGACAAAACAACCACTGTTAGTCATCGCGCATCGTGGAGCGAAAGGGGAAGCGCCGGAAAATACGATGGCGGCTTTCCGTCTCGGACTTGAGCAAGGCTGCGACGCGATTGAATTGGATATTCATTTGTCCAAGGATGGAGAAATCGTCGTTATTCATGACGATACAATGCACCGGACGACGGACATAAGCGGTAAAGTGAACGAATTGACGCTCGCGGAGCTGAAGCAAGCTGATGCTGGTCGATGGTTTCATGAGAAGTATGCGGGTGAGCGTGTGCCGCTGTTGGAAGAAGTATTCGATCTCGTACCGGCGAATATCATGATTAATGTGGAAGTCAAATATTCCTATGGGCGTAAATTAGAGTCTGCTTTGGTGGAACTCATGAGACGCAAGAATCGCATTCACAATGTCGTTGTTTCATCATTCGACCATAAGGTGTTTGCTGTTTCTGAAGCTTCTTGA
- a CDS encoding TetR/AcrR family transcriptional regulator, producing the protein MSKEKIIQTAVEVFSENGYHRASMDEIAMRANVAKGTLYYHFPGKAQLFKTLVKDGFQEIIDKVQTDLKANLTLEEQIKRIIRHNLDLFLESSSLAHIVFNELSNGIDQEVLEELKKLRIDYIHFLANVLEEGKQEGVLRDVNCNLAAAGIVGMLDSASNYFLNNNNELSRDHIEQFFYTIITSGLFMTSGE; encoded by the coding sequence TTGAGTAAAGAGAAAATTATCCAGACAGCGGTTGAAGTGTTTTCAGAAAACGGTTACCATCGAGCAAGTATGGATGAAATTGCCATGAGAGCAAATGTCGCCAAAGGTACGCTTTACTATCACTTTCCAGGTAAAGCCCAATTGTTTAAGACGCTTGTTAAAGATGGTTTTCAGGAGATTATTGATAAAGTTCAGACCGATCTTAAAGCCAATCTTACTTTGGAAGAACAAATCAAAAGGATCATTAGGCACAACCTCGATCTGTTTTTGGAATCAAGCAGTTTAGCGCATATCGTTTTCAATGAACTATCCAACGGCATCGATCAGGAAGTGCTTGAAGAACTGAAGAAACTAAGGATTGATTACATTCATTTTCTTGCCAACGTCTTGGAAGAAGGAAAGCAAGAAGGCGTACTTCGCGATGTTAACTGCAATTTAGCCGCGGCGGGGATCGTTGGGATGCTCGACAGCGCAAGTAATTATTTTTTGAACAACAACAATGAATTGTCTCGTGATCATATTGAACAATTCTTTTATACGATCATTACATCAGGTTTGTTTATGACTAGCGGTGAGTAA
- a CDS encoding carbohydrate ABC transporter permease produces the protein MKNPLFTSTRFIVAIVITLFMFFPIYWMLITALKTSSELRMAVPSFWPEKLMWENFASAFKAIPFYRFTVNTVIQTVGIVFLQINIGVMAAYAFSKGAFPGRDALFVLVLAALIVPEQVVFVPIYVMLSKIGWINTYYALIIPHAASAYGIFLLRQMFRSINNDVIEAAKVDGASRLQVLYRILTPMAMPTVATLTVISFIHSWNAYFWPLVMTNSNKMRVLTVGISMMRDSIAGDEALNFHLLMSASILVILPIVIMFVFAQKYIVAAMANSTFK, from the coding sequence ATGAAAAATCCGCTGTTTACCAGTACCCGGTTCATTGTCGCAATCGTTATAACGTTATTTATGTTTTTCCCTATTTATTGGATGCTGATCACTGCTTTGAAAACATCGAGTGAGCTGCGCATGGCTGTACCGAGCTTTTGGCCGGAAAAGCTGATGTGGGAAAACTTCGCAAGCGCTTTCAAGGCGATTCCTTTCTATCGTTTTACCGTAAATACGGTTATCCAGACTGTCGGTATCGTATTCCTGCAAATTAACATCGGCGTAATGGCTGCGTACGCTTTCTCGAAAGGTGCGTTCCCAGGCAGAGATGCCCTGTTCGTTCTTGTACTGGCGGCGCTGATTGTTCCAGAGCAGGTCGTGTTCGTACCTATTTACGTGATGCTGTCGAAAATAGGCTGGATTAATACGTACTACGCATTGATCATTCCACACGCGGCTTCAGCATATGGCATTTTTCTTTTGCGCCAAATGTTCCGATCGATTAATAACGATGTGATTGAGGCAGCTAAAGTGGATGGAGCGAGTCGTTTGCAGGTGCTTTATCGCATTCTGACCCCGATGGCGATGCCGACGGTAGCTACATTGACCGTCATCAGCTTTATTCACAGCTGGAATGCCTACTTCTGGCCGCTCGTTATGACCAACTCGAATAAAATGCGCGTGTTGACTGTCGGTATTTCCATGATGCGGGATTCAATCGCTGGGGATGAGGCGCTTAACTTCCATCTGTTGATGTCTGCGAGTATCTTGGTCATTTTACCTATTGTTATCATGTTTGTGTTCGCACAGAAATATATTGTTGCCGCCATGGCGAACTCGACATTTAAGTAA
- a CDS encoding carbohydrate ABC transporter permease, with protein MKATESQPVRVQQVTKRSNTRWLEYLKDFSFAVPALVILTLFIYYPLLNSLYLSFTNWNMTKPVKKFIGFDNYVYLLTSDMFYKVLKITFTYTILDVSITLGLGLLLALLFNSVSKFFGFMRAIIFMPHYISMVIVSMIFLWIFNGRYGLVNELLSWVGLEPIQWLTNTKTALWVLVLIGVWKGVGFTMIIFIAGLRSIPVEYYEASGIDGATKWTQFWKITLPLLSPTTLFLVVTHFISSMQVFQSVDVLTNGGPLDSTKAMVYWIYEMAFSEFRTGRASALVIMFFLIIVLLTMVQMYVSKKKVHYEG; from the coding sequence ATGAAAGCGACGGAAAGCCAGCCGGTCCGTGTACAGCAAGTGACCAAACGGTCTAATACCCGTTGGTTAGAATACTTGAAAGACTTTTCGTTTGCAGTGCCCGCATTGGTGATATTGACTCTGTTTATCTATTATCCTCTGCTAAATTCGTTATACCTTAGCTTTACAAACTGGAATATGACGAAGCCGGTGAAGAAATTCATCGGTTTCGACAACTACGTCTATTTGCTTACTAGCGACATGTTTTATAAAGTGCTCAAAATTACATTTACGTACACTATATTAGACGTTTCGATTACACTCGGACTCGGGCTGCTACTTGCACTTTTGTTTAACTCGGTTTCGAAGTTTTTCGGCTTTATGCGGGCGATCATCTTTATGCCGCATTACATCTCGATGGTTATCGTGTCTATGATCTTCCTATGGATCTTCAACGGTCGATATGGATTGGTGAACGAATTACTGAGCTGGGTGGGATTGGAGCCGATCCAATGGCTGACCAATACGAAGACCGCACTTTGGGTGCTTGTCCTTATTGGGGTTTGGAAAGGCGTCGGCTTTACAATGATTATATTCATCGCCGGACTTAGAAGTATCCCGGTTGAATATTATGAGGCTTCCGGCATCGACGGGGCGACGAAGTGGACACAGTTTTGGAAAATTACATTGCCGCTGCTGTCTCCGACAACATTGTTCCTGGTTGTTACACACTTTATTTCTTCGATGCAAGTGTTTCAATCGGTCGATGTTCTCACGAACGGCGGTCCTCTCGATTCAACGAAAGCTATGGTGTACTGGATTTATGAAATGGCGTTTTCCGAGTTCCGAACAGGCCGAGCGTCAGCTCTTGTTATCATGTTCTTCCTCATTATCGTCTTGCTGACCATGGTGCAAATGTATGTGTCCAAGAAGAAAGTCCATTACGAAGGGTAG
- a CDS encoding glycerophosphodiester phosphodiesterase yields MLFLKLLEPEIKIGLLYDFTPGQHNQLAAGLGTPVYSLHPKHTRIVAEDVREAVAHGLHVFAYTVNDEENMAKLIDYGVSGIITDYPGKLRNLLSHTASVGAGR; encoded by the coding sequence TTGCTGTTTCTGAAGCTTCTTGAGCCGGAAATCAAGATCGGTCTTCTGTATGACTTTACCCCAGGGCAGCATAACCAGTTAGCGGCAGGCTTAGGGACGCCGGTATACTCACTGCATCCCAAGCATACTCGAATCGTCGCTGAAGATGTGCGTGAAGCGGTTGCACATGGTCTTCACGTATTTGCTTACACGGTCAATGACGAAGAAAATATGGCGAAGTTGATTGATTATGGCGTCTCGGGAATTATCACGGATTATCCAGGCAAGCTGAGGAATTTGTTATCGCATACGGCTAGCGTGGGGGCAGGGCGATGA